A part of Candidatus Neomarinimicrobiota bacterium genomic DNA contains:
- a CDS encoding type II 3-dehydroquinate dehydratase: MRILVLYGPNLNLLGLVSRAAGGRLTLDKLNRALRRQAAGLSVELHIAQLQDEAAASKLVQRQRRKVAGVLLIPGIWARTGLLLRETLTLVGLPVAVFQLTPEPGPWALEEDAVFRDVAVLSAAGPDGEQLAGALKALVSHLSS, from the coding sequence ATGCGAATATTGGTCCTGTACGGCCCCAACCTCAATCTGCTCGGTCTGGTATCTCGAGCTGCGGGTGGCCGGCTAACCCTGGACAAGCTGAACCGTGCTCTCCGCCGTCAGGCAGCCGGGTTGAGTGTAGAATTGCACATTGCCCAGCTCCAGGACGAAGCCGCGGCCAGCAAACTCGTTCAACGCCAGCGCCGGAAGGTGGCCGGCGTCCTGCTCATACCGGGTATATGGGCGCGCACGGGCCTGCTCCTCCGCGAGACGCTCACGCTGGTCGGCCTGCCGGTGGCCGTCTTCCAGCTGACACCGGAGCCGGGACCGTGGGCCCTGGAAGAAGATGCCGTCTTTCGAGATGTGGCGGTGCTGAGCGCGGCGGGTCCCGATGGGGAGCAGCTGGCCGGGGCACTCAAGGCTCTGGTGTCGCACCTCTCGTCCTGA
- a CDS encoding PQQ-like beta-propeller repeat protein, whose translation MTVLKMHAHKVLSLLLAGLLAQACSRGPRLTPDELAATDARPDLTGVPELAWEVKLPSPPAALLSTGAETLIITTHRGELYTFDLEAGMRASPLRQPLRKSISAQLVDTERPAIYIASSAAAELRAYGLADGKMLWKMKRHRVTGPMALMDGLLLTASRAGKVSAVDVEDGHILWQRQLRGRIYQGVWRVDSLAVVLTDGGILYAFRPRPGMDTSEEDLADYPHVWRHELGLRPNAVLAAGSERLLLGDSDGQLVSIRVGREEPDFQVRLDAPIYSRPLITDQLVVVATSAGEVSAWQASDGAPVWRVQGNGLVREPLLASAHSATSPPTAVLVPFARGELLALELATGRELWRHTFERPLSLVKLTPGGVVAVNRRNELSYLRLKQSSILQRP comes from the coding sequence ATGACGGTGCTGAAAATGCATGCCCATAAGGTGCTGAGCCTACTGCTGGCGGGCCTGCTGGCCCAGGCGTGCAGCCGGGGTCCCCGCCTGACCCCTGACGAGCTGGCCGCAACGGATGCAAGGCCTGATCTAACGGGCGTACCGGAGCTGGCCTGGGAAGTGAAGCTGCCCTCGCCGCCCGCGGCCCTGCTCTCAACGGGAGCCGAAACCCTGATCATTACAACGCATCGTGGCGAGCTGTACACCTTTGACCTAGAGGCGGGGATGCGCGCCAGCCCCCTGAGGCAGCCGTTGCGTAAGTCGATCTCGGCCCAACTGGTGGATACAGAGCGGCCGGCCATTTACATTGCCTCCTCAGCGGCGGCGGAGCTGCGGGCCTATGGCCTGGCCGACGGCAAGATGCTGTGGAAAATGAAACGCCACCGGGTCACCGGCCCCATGGCGCTCATGGACGGCCTGCTGCTGACGGCCAGCCGGGCGGGCAAGGTTTCGGCCGTGGACGTGGAAGACGGCCACATCCTGTGGCAGCGGCAACTGCGGGGACGAATCTATCAGGGTGTGTGGCGGGTTGACAGCCTGGCGGTTGTGCTCACCGATGGCGGGATCCTCTATGCCTTCCGCCCCCGTCCGGGGATGGATACCAGCGAAGAAGACCTGGCCGACTATCCGCATGTGTGGCGGCACGAACTGGGTTTGAGGCCCAATGCGGTGTTGGCGGCCGGGTCGGAGCGACTGCTGCTGGGCGATTCGGACGGCCAGCTGGTGAGCATCCGGGTGGGTCGCGAGGAACCCGATTTTCAGGTCCGGCTGGATGCGCCGATCTACAGCCGTCCCCTGATAACCGACCAGCTCGTGGTGGTGGCAACCTCCGCCGGGGAGGTCAGCGCATGGCAGGCCAGCGACGGCGCCCCGGTGTGGCGGGTGCAGGGGAACGGGCTGGTCAGGGAACCCCTGCTGGCATCCGCGCACAGCGCCACCAGCCCCCCAACGGCGGTACTGGTGCCCTTTGCCCGGGGTGAGCTGCTGGCGCTGGAACTGGCCACGGGCCGGGAGCTGTGGCGGCATACGTTTGAGCGGCCCCTGTCGCTGGTTAAGCTCACGCCGGGCGGGGTGGTGGCGGTCAACCGGCGCAACGAGCTCAGTTATTTGCGCCTGAAGCAGTCGTCCATACTCCAGCGGCCATGA
- a CDS encoding NUDIX hydrolase, with amino-acid sequence MGNLIYCSHCGAQNQTRQFDGRSRQVCPNCGTIHYENPLPAVVILVVAAGRLLLIRRGVPPGKGHWSLPGGFMELRESLTQAAGRELTEETGLTAETLKLLGVCPHPGGVRGDVLVIGCTADGISGELAPGDDAVEATFFDWQHLPPVVFACHRELIRMYLEGMTIPDVILQAVPGAPGGA; translated from the coding sequence GTGGGCAACCTGATATACTGCTCCCACTGTGGGGCCCAGAATCAGACCCGGCAGTTTGATGGGCGTTCCCGGCAGGTCTGTCCCAACTGCGGCACGATCCACTATGAGAATCCCCTCCCCGCCGTGGTTATCTTGGTGGTCGCGGCAGGGCGACTGCTGCTTATCAGGCGCGGTGTGCCCCCTGGCAAAGGCCACTGGAGCCTGCCGGGCGGTTTCATGGAGCTGCGTGAAAGCCTGACCCAGGCCGCTGGCAGAGAACTGACCGAAGAGACCGGCCTCACCGCGGAGACCTTGAAACTGCTGGGCGTTTGCCCCCATCCAGGCGGCGTCCGGGGCGACGTGCTGGTCATTGGCTGCACGGCCGACGGCATATCGGGCGAGCTGGCACCCGGCGACGATGCCGTCGAGGCGACCTTCTTCGACTGGCAACACCTGCCCCCGGTGGTGTTCGCCTGCCATCGGGAGCTCATTCGCATGTACCTCGAAGGTATGACCATTCCCGATGTTATCTTGCAGGCAGTGCCCGGTGCTCCCGGCGGGGCGTAG
- a CDS encoding septum formation initiator family protein, with protein MTRRSVRRQRRLNAQHRRGRFKVWISVLVVVVVLLIVALNRQGLGRLYRFKAEQARLELEIAALEARAVELKVERAHLEVDMAYIERLAREKYRMVKRGEKVFRVMPNSPPTGGEVEENDPP; from the coding sequence GTGACCCGGCGCTCAGTCCGTCGTCAGCGCAGGCTCAATGCCCAGCATCGCCGAGGGCGATTCAAGGTTTGGATCAGCGTGCTGGTCGTCGTGGTTGTGCTCCTAATTGTTGCCCTTAACCGGCAGGGGCTGGGCAGATTATACCGGTTTAAGGCCGAGCAGGCACGGCTCGAGCTGGAAATTGCGGCCCTGGAGGCCCGGGCGGTGGAACTAAAGGTGGAGCGAGCCCACTTGGAGGTCGACATGGCCTACATTGAACGGCTGGCCAGGGAGAAATATCGCATGGTAAAACGGGGGGAGAAAGTATTCCGGGTGATGCCCAACAGCCCACCGACGGGTGGGGAGGTGGAAGAAAACGATCCCCCATAG
- a CDS encoding sugar kinase: MAAKPILAVGSIALDTIETPHGGRQEVLGGSATFFGVAAALFAPVRLVGVVGTDFPDAGWQLLEDRGIDVTDVQRVKGATFRWGGRYSADLDSRETLFTELGVFKNFRPSLTDANRDCRIVYLGNIQPSLQLAICAEMRNGPAIISDTMNLWIDRNLDELKQVLALSHILLISDEEALQLTGQSEVAQATDRLLELGPATVVVKLGRAGAILATGSERTLIPIYHPAPRVDPTGAGDSFAGGLIGHLANHGGADMVAAVIMGTATASYTIEGFGLEGLLKATPEGIRARAEAVRQAMD, encoded by the coding sequence GTGGCTGCAAAACCAATCCTTGCAGTGGGCTCCATCGCCCTCGATACCATTGAGACGCCCCATGGCGGGCGCCAGGAGGTATTGGGCGGGTCAGCCACCTTCTTCGGTGTGGCGGCAGCCCTGTTCGCCCCCGTGCGGCTGGTGGGCGTCGTTGGCACTGACTTTCCGGATGCAGGCTGGCAGCTGCTTGAAGACCGTGGCATCGATGTCACCGATGTTCAGCGTGTGAAAGGCGCCACTTTCCGCTGGGGTGGCCGCTACTCAGCCGACCTTGACAGCCGCGAAACGCTGTTCACGGAGCTGGGCGTGTTCAAAAACTTTCGACCCAGCCTTACGGATGCAAACCGTGACTGCCGGATCGTCTATCTGGGCAATATCCAGCCCAGCCTGCAGCTGGCCATCTGTGCCGAAATGCGCAACGGTCCGGCAATCATCAGCGACACGATGAATCTCTGGATCGACCGCAACCTTGATGAACTAAAGCAGGTTCTGGCCCTGAGCCATATCCTGCTTATCAGCGACGAGGAGGCCCTGCAGCTCACGGGCCAGAGCGAGGTGGCCCAGGCGACGGATCGCCTGCTGGAGCTGGGTCCCGCGACCGTGGTGGTCAAGCTGGGTCGGGCAGGCGCCATCCTGGCAACCGGCAGTGAGCGCACCCTCATCCCGATCTATCACCCGGCACCCCGGGTCGACCCCACTGGTGCCGGCGACAGCTTTGCCGGGGGCCTGATCGGACACCTGGCCAACCACGGCGGGGCCGACATGGTGGCCGCGGTCATCATGGGCACGGCCACGGCGTCTTATACCATCGAAGGATTTGGCCTGGAGGGTCTTTTGAAGGCCACACCAGAGGGCATTAGGGCCAGAGCGGAGGCCGTGCGGCAAGCGATGGACTAA
- the eno gene encoding phosphopyruvate hydratase: MVTVSAVHGREVLDSRGNPTVEVEAHLSDGSQGRAIVPSGASTGKHEAVELRDEDSRYLGRGVRKAVAHVNGELAQAVQGRDASDQAAIDEAMIALDGTPNKGRLGANAILGVSLAVAHAAAAAAGLPLYAYLAGAQSPRTLPIPMMNIINGGLHADNNVDIQEFMVYPVGADSFSEALQMGVETFHQLKAQLKSKGLTTAVGDEGGFAPDLASNEAAIEYILEAIQRTGYRSGDQLYLALDAAASSFYDAGSGRYRLASEGKDFSAEELIDYYERLVLSYPILSLEDGLAEDDWTHWPLLQQRLGGSVQIVGDDLTVTNPQRLQKAIDTGAMNAILIKLNQIGTLTETLQTVAQARAAGFGTVVSHRSGETEDTTIADLAVATGVGQIKAGSASRSERVAKYNQLLRIEEALGAEAHYPGMEALPISRSEVSST; encoded by the coding sequence ATGGTCACCGTAAGCGCCGTCCACGGGCGGGAGGTGCTGGACTCCCGGGGTAACCCTACCGTTGAGGTGGAGGCACACCTGAGTGACGGGAGCCAAGGCCGAGCCATCGTCCCCTCGGGCGCATCCACCGGCAAACACGAAGCGGTGGAGCTGCGGGACGAGGACAGCCGCTATCTGGGGCGGGGTGTCCGCAAGGCCGTCGCGCACGTGAATGGCGAGCTGGCCCAGGCAGTGCAAGGCCGCGACGCGTCCGATCAGGCGGCCATCGACGAGGCTATGATCGCCCTCGACGGCACGCCCAACAAAGGACGTTTAGGCGCCAACGCCATCCTGGGTGTTTCACTGGCCGTGGCCCACGCCGCCGCCGCTGCTGCGGGGCTGCCCCTGTACGCCTACCTGGCCGGAGCGCAAAGTCCCCGCACCTTGCCCATTCCCATGATGAACATTATCAACGGTGGCCTGCACGCCGACAACAACGTGGACATCCAGGAATTCATGGTCTACCCGGTTGGGGCCGACTCCTTCTCCGAGGCGCTGCAGATGGGGGTGGAAACCTTTCACCAGCTCAAAGCCCAGCTCAAGAGCAAGGGACTGACCACGGCCGTGGGCGATGAGGGCGGCTTTGCCCCGGACCTGGCCTCCAACGAGGCGGCCATCGAATACATTCTGGAGGCTATCCAGCGCACCGGATACCGGTCCGGTGACCAGCTCTACCTGGCGTTGGATGCCGCCGCCAGCTCATTCTATGATGCGGGGTCCGGGCGCTATCGTCTGGCCTCCGAGGGAAAGGACTTCTCCGCCGAGGAGCTCATTGACTACTACGAGCGGTTGGTCCTTTCCTACCCCATCCTGTCGCTTGAGGACGGGCTGGCCGAAGATGACTGGACCCACTGGCCGCTGCTCCAACAGCGTCTGGGCGGCAGTGTGCAGATTGTTGGTGACGATCTTACCGTCACCAACCCCCAGCGCCTCCAGAAGGCCATCGATACGGGGGCCATGAACGCCATCCTGATCAAACTGAACCAGATCGGCACGCTGACGGAAACCCTGCAAACCGTGGCCCAGGCCCGGGCTGCCGGGTTCGGGACGGTCGTATCTCACCGCTCGGGTGAGACCGAGGATACCACCATTGCCGATCTGGCCGTGGCGACGGGAGTAGGACAGATCAAGGCCGGCTCGGCAAGCCGCAGCGAGCGGGTGGCCAAGTATAACCAGCTCCTGCGCATCGAGGAGGCCCTGGGAGCCGAAGCCCACTATCCCGGCATGGAGGCACTGCCCATATCCCGGAGCGAGGTGTCCTCAACGTGA
- a CDS encoding tetratricopeptide repeat protein has product MNNKIAFLAGSLLLAALGCESQEFVSAKMYIQQDDLESAEEYFLLAMDVETEQRNAVVPFLLARDVYAKQRRYEDMNRMLDEALRRNPAQRLDNFAMDELVLNLRRMEWSAAYKQAAALYNAVIAETGGAPPNDLQREQLIKAKDHFKTAILIWPEEPSTFANLVYCYRHLGDTESERAAIATALEKDPENGVILLLAGEQAWKLDERERALGLYRRALEAMPDNIDAMQRLTTAYLELGDRESALETLELTQRHAPKDPDVYYNIGTVYANIGNDAVQRGQSLYRDAVGMEEIPVHKLVEAEEDFKQAQRAFSESLYFMDNTLALNPDDEAATRAINEIQKMKKILITLQRSTEELIKQRE; this is encoded by the coding sequence GTGAACAACAAAATTGCTTTCCTGGCGGGGTCATTACTCCTGGCTGCCTTGGGTTGCGAGAGCCAGGAATTTGTATCCGCCAAAATGTATATCCAGCAAGATGACCTGGAAAGCGCGGAGGAATACTTCCTCCTCGCAATGGACGTGGAAACCGAACAGCGCAATGCGGTGGTGCCATTTCTGCTCGCCCGGGACGTTTACGCCAAGCAACGGCGTTATGAGGACATGAACCGCATGCTGGATGAAGCCCTGCGGCGTAATCCCGCCCAAAGGCTGGACAATTTTGCGATGGATGAACTCGTACTGAACCTGCGGCGGATGGAGTGGTCCGCGGCTTACAAGCAGGCCGCTGCGCTATATAATGCGGTGATCGCCGAAACGGGCGGCGCCCCCCCGAACGACCTCCAGCGGGAGCAGCTGATCAAGGCCAAGGACCATTTCAAAACGGCCATCCTCATCTGGCCCGAAGAGCCATCAACGTTTGCAAACCTGGTTTATTGCTACCGCCACCTGGGAGATACGGAGAGCGAGAGGGCCGCCATTGCAACCGCCCTGGAGAAGGACCCCGAGAATGGCGTGATACTGCTCCTGGCCGGGGAGCAGGCCTGGAAGCTAGACGAACGGGAGCGCGCACTGGGGCTATACCGCCGCGCCTTGGAGGCCATGCCCGACAATATCGATGCGATGCAACGGCTGACGACGGCCTACCTTGAACTGGGTGACCGCGAGTCTGCACTGGAAACATTGGAGCTCACCCAGCGGCACGCCCCCAAGGACCCCGACGTTTACTACAATATCGGGACGGTCTATGCCAACATTGGAAATGATGCCGTGCAGCGGGGGCAATCACTCTACCGCGATGCCGTCGGTATGGAGGAGATACCCGTTCATAAACTCGTTGAGGCGGAAGAGGATTTCAAGCAGGCTCAGAGGGCGTTTTCAGAATCTCTTTATTTCATGGATAACACGTTGGCACTCAATCCGGATGATGAGGCGGCCACCCGCGCGATCAACGAAATACAGAAGATGAAAAAAATTCTCATCACGCTCCAGCGGTCCACTGAAGAGCTGATCAAACAGCGTGAGTGA
- a CDS encoding PD40 domain-containing protein, protein MTRRPSTRATWGQTARAATGLLALMVVLAGTLHGQFYFGRNKIQYDHFDWQVLSTPHFQIFYYPEEEELARAAAFWAEEAFGELEQKFNHTLARQVPLVIYSNHLHFQQTNTAPFMIPEGVGGFFEFVKGRVVLPNNGSMYDFRHVIRHELVHVFMYAKINGKAAESGVWERRLPPLWFIEGLAEWWSIAWDSQAEMVIRDALLNDHLLPLESMSLMAAGFLMYKEGQSFLRHLDAQYGSDRIRQVMEEFYAHDTFEEALAAVTGKLYSELMRDWRQALKQSSANALAQQSLPGNNARQLTRAGANVAPSVYRDGKGQDHLVYLSSRDGYTNIYRQRLGSSKEELLIRGERTADLESLHFLQSGLSVSTGGVLAFVTKSYERDEIRLVDLESLEEVGSYIHPELPTLRSPSWSPDGRSLVFSAQNRGGVTDLYLWSLDDSAAVRLTDDIYLDREPSFSPDGNSVVFSSDRGRPELDGGTNLFLLNLATRELRMLTSGRHKDRRPRWASGSPETIHFVSDRSGTPNIWRLGLQGEGATGSGNPTLTPVTNLHVGAVDMLPLAGDSLLITTFQGYSFQLQLAAPDPGEPLPNARLPEGSAANWTPPQYEGPSTTKGQPYRLKYSLDIAQTAVAYDPIFGFLGGVQVGVSDMLGNRYYHFLVANTAQSSSQFLSRFNLAATAANLTHRVNYAGGVFRFANEYFDPFQGFFFEEAVGVRAAMNYPLSVFRRVELSGSLWQSHKEFFGGRGTTDATLASNYVSFVHDNSLWVPVGPIDGWRLRVTAGQTFDFSRSRIHNYTLLLDNRVYLRLARRLTFAQRTMLWYNDGTDIRRFYIGGSWGLRGYGFTEISGRKYIMLNHELRFPFASSLVLNTRSFALGMAPIRGALFFDVGNAWDQEFPGFIGSYGFGLRGVFMGGLVLRLDYGKRTDFHSKDSPLFSQFFFGWDF, encoded by the coding sequence ATGACCCGCCGCCCCAGCACCCGGGCAACCTGGGGCCAGACTGCCCGCGCCGCTACGGGGCTACTGGCCCTGATGGTGGTCCTGGCGGGGACACTCCACGGGCAGTTCTACTTCGGGCGCAACAAGATCCAGTACGACCACTTCGACTGGCAGGTGCTCAGCACACCCCACTTTCAGATTTTCTACTACCCGGAGGAAGAGGAGCTGGCACGGGCGGCCGCTTTCTGGGCCGAGGAGGCGTTCGGCGAGCTGGAGCAGAAATTCAACCACACCCTGGCGCGCCAGGTGCCGCTGGTGATTTACAGCAACCACCTTCACTTTCAGCAGACCAACACGGCCCCGTTTATGATTCCCGAGGGCGTGGGAGGCTTTTTCGAGTTTGTCAAGGGGCGCGTGGTGCTGCCCAACAACGGTTCCATGTACGACTTCCGGCACGTCATCCGGCACGAGCTGGTGCACGTGTTCATGTACGCCAAGATCAACGGAAAGGCAGCGGAGTCGGGTGTTTGGGAACGGCGGCTGCCGCCCTTGTGGTTCATTGAGGGGCTGGCGGAGTGGTGGTCCATTGCGTGGGACAGCCAGGCGGAGATGGTCATCCGGGATGCCCTGCTGAACGACCATCTGCTGCCGCTGGAGAGTATGTCGCTGATGGCAGCGGGGTTCCTGATGTACAAGGAGGGGCAGTCGTTTCTGCGACACTTGGATGCCCAATACGGCTCCGACCGCATCCGGCAGGTCATGGAGGAGTTCTACGCCCACGATACGTTCGAGGAGGCGCTGGCGGCGGTGACGGGCAAACTCTATTCTGAACTCATGCGGGACTGGCGGCAAGCCCTGAAGCAGAGCTCCGCCAATGCCCTGGCGCAGCAGTCCCTGCCCGGCAACAATGCCCGGCAGCTGACCCGTGCCGGAGCCAACGTGGCCCCCTCGGTCTACCGCGACGGTAAGGGCCAGGACCACCTGGTCTACCTCTCCTCCCGGGACGGCTACACCAATATCTACCGGCAACGCCTGGGCAGTTCCAAGGAGGAGCTCCTGATCCGGGGCGAACGGACCGCCGATCTGGAATCGCTGCACTTCCTGCAGAGCGGGCTGAGCGTTTCAACCGGAGGTGTGCTGGCCTTTGTGACCAAATCCTACGAGCGGGATGAGATTCGGCTGGTGGACCTGGAGAGCCTTGAGGAGGTGGGCAGTTACATTCATCCCGAGCTGCCGACCCTCCGGTCGCCCAGTTGGTCGCCCGATGGCCGCAGCCTGGTTTTCAGTGCCCAGAACCGGGGCGGAGTCACCGATCTGTATCTCTGGTCCCTGGACGACAGCGCCGCCGTGCGCCTCACCGATGACATTTACCTGGACCGGGAGCCGAGTTTCAGCCCGGACGGCAACTCGGTGGTGTTCAGCTCCGACCGCGGCCGCCCGGAACTCGACGGGGGGACCAACCTGTTCCTCCTTAACCTGGCGACCCGGGAGCTGCGCATGCTGACCAGCGGCCGCCACAAGGACCGGCGGCCCCGGTGGGCCAGCGGCAGCCCCGAGACCATCCATTTCGTCTCCGACCGCTCGGGGACCCCCAATATCTGGCGGCTCGGGCTGCAGGGCGAGGGCGCCACCGGCAGCGGAAATCCCACCCTGACACCGGTGACCAACCTGCACGTGGGGGCCGTCGACATGCTGCCACTGGCGGGGGACAGCCTACTCATCACGACCTTCCAGGGCTACAGCTTCCAGCTGCAGCTGGCAGCACCGGACCCGGGTGAGCCACTGCCCAATGCCAGGTTGCCTGAGGGCTCTGCAGCCAACTGGACGCCGCCCCAATACGAGGGGCCCAGCACCACAAAAGGCCAGCCCTACCGCCTCAAGTATAGCCTAGACATCGCCCAGACGGCCGTCGCTTACGATCCCATCTTCGGATTTCTCGGTGGCGTCCAGGTGGGCGTGTCGGACATGCTGGGGAACCGCTACTACCACTTTCTGGTGGCCAATACGGCCCAGTCCAGTTCGCAGTTCCTGAGCCGCTTCAACCTGGCCGCCACCGCCGCCAACCTCACCCACAGGGTCAACTATGCCGGGGGTGTGTTCCGCTTCGCCAACGAGTACTTCGACCCGTTTCAGGGCTTTTTCTTCGAGGAGGCTGTGGGGGTCAGAGCGGCCATGAACTACCCGCTCAGCGTCTTCCGGCGGGTAGAGCTGAGCGGCAGCCTGTGGCAGTCACACAAGGAATTCTTCGGAGGACGGGGCACGACAGACGCCACACTGGCTTCCAACTACGTGTCGTTCGTCCACGACAATTCCCTGTGGGTCCCGGTGGGCCCCATCGACGGCTGGCGGCTGCGTGTTACGGCGGGGCAAACCTTTGACTTTTCCCGGTCGCGGATTCACAACTACACCCTGTTGCTGGACAACCGCGTCTATTTGCGGCTGGCCCGACGCCTGACTTTCGCCCAGCGCACCATGCTGTGGTACAACGACGGCACCGACATCCGGCGGTTCTACATCGGGGGGAGCTGGGGCCTGCGGGGCTACGGATTCACGGAAATATCCGGGCGCAAGTATATCATGTTGAACCACGAGCTGCGCTTCCCGTTCGCGAGCAGCCTGGTGCTGAATACGCGCTCTTTCGCCCTGGGCATGGCCCCCATTCGGGGCGCCCTGTTCTTCGACGTGGGCAATGCCTGGGACCAGGAATTCCCCGGCTTTATCGGCAGCTACGGGTTCGGCCTGCGGGGTGTGTTTATGGGCGGACTGGTGCTCCGCCTGGACTACGGCAAGCGTACCGATTTCCATTCCAAGGACAGTCCCTTGTTCAGCCAGTTCTTTTTCGGTTGGGATTTTTAG
- a CDS encoding TerB family tellurite resistance protein, producing MPGWEKWLWGGLGWAVAGPIGLIVGFALGSLRAQRFGGAARRTDAYPRTRPGDFGVSLLVLLGAVMRADKRLLKSELDFVKDFFIRTFGPEFAQERMVLFKDILEQDYPLRDVCRQIRRHMDHPSRLELLHLLFGLAQADGEIHPAEIKVIARITADLGIAPADFESIKAMFVRDTTSAYKVLEVDTNADPDSVKKAYRRMANRYHPDKVSHLGEEFRQVAEEKFKAINEAYQEIKAEQGWA from the coding sequence ATGCCCGGTTGGGAGAAATGGCTGTGGGGCGGCCTGGGCTGGGCCGTTGCAGGGCCTATCGGGCTCATCGTGGGCTTTGCCCTGGGGTCCCTGCGCGCCCAGCGCTTCGGGGGTGCCGCCCGCCGGACGGACGCCTACCCCCGCACCCGCCCCGGCGACTTCGGCGTGTCGCTGCTGGTACTACTGGGGGCGGTCATGCGCGCCGATAAGCGCCTCCTCAAGTCCGAACTCGATTTCGTCAAGGACTTCTTCATTCGTACTTTCGGCCCGGAATTCGCCCAGGAACGGATGGTCCTGTTCAAGGACATCCTGGAGCAGGACTACCCCCTGCGCGATGTCTGTCGCCAGATACGCCGCCACATGGACCACCCCTCCCGCCTGGAGCTGCTCCACCTGCTGTTCGGCCTGGCACAAGCCGACGGTGAAATTCACCCCGCCGAGATCAAGGTCATCGCCCGCATCACCGCCGACCTGGGCATTGCCCCCGCGGATTTCGAGTCCATCAAGGCCATGTTTGTCCGCGATACCACCAGCGCCTACAAGGTGCTGGAGGTGGACACCAACGCCGACCCCGACAGCGTGAAAAAAGCCTACCGCCGCATGGCCAACCGCTACCACCCCGACAAGGTGAGCCACCTGGGCGAGGAATTCCGGCAAGTTGCGGAGGAAAAGTTCAAGGCTATCAACGAGGCCTACCAGGAGATTAAGGCCGAGCAGGGTTGGGCCTAG
- a CDS encoding DMT family transporter — MNLTRGNPLLPELVLLLAVFIWGATFTVVKQALEFTSPFMFMTLRFAIALAIISVASAPRLGAITRRELLGGAITGVALFAGFAFQTWGLVYTSASKSAFITGLNVVLVPIMLFGFNRRPIAGKRWAAVGLATLGLLLLTDPTSAAGLNRGDVLTVGCAAAFAGQIIFLSIYAPTVNTLRYFWVQLITVTTLAAAATLAVGGWRVTPTATLWWSLGITGVLGTALAFLAQTWAQRRTSPTRTALILTMEPVVGALFAVVVAGETLPATAWLGGIIVVAAIVWSELGVSGREALRTRGATPEP; from the coding sequence ATGAATCTTACCCGCGGGAACCCGCTGCTACCCGAACTGGTCCTCCTGCTGGCGGTGTTTATCTGGGGCGCCACTTTCACGGTGGTCAAGCAGGCCCTGGAATTCACATCACCGTTCATGTTCATGACCCTGCGCTTTGCCATAGCCCTGGCCATCATCTCCGTAGCGAGCGCGCCGAGGCTGGGCGCCATCACGCGGCGGGAACTGCTGGGGGGCGCCATCACCGGGGTTGCCCTGTTCGCCGGATTCGCCTTCCAGACCTGGGGCCTGGTCTATACCAGCGCCAGCAAATCGGCCTTCATCACCGGTCTGAATGTGGTGCTGGTGCCCATCATGCTGTTTGGGTTCAACCGTCGGCCGATTGCGGGCAAGCGCTGGGCGGCGGTGGGGCTGGCCACATTGGGCCTGTTACTGCTGACAGACCCCACCAGCGCCGCCGGACTCAACCGTGGTGACGTGCTCACCGTGGGTTGTGCCGCCGCCTTTGCAGGGCAGATCATATTTCTGAGCATCTATGCACCCACTGTCAACACGCTGCGCTACTTCTGGGTGCAGCTGATCACCGTCACCACCCTGGCGGCGGCCGCCACGCTGGCTGTGGGTGGCTGGCGAGTGACGCCAACGGCCACGCTATGGTGGAGCCTGGGCATCACCGGTGTGCTTGGCACCGCCCTGGCCTTCCTGGCACAAACCTGGGCGCAGCGACGCACCTCGCCGACCCGCACGGCCCTCATCCTGACGATGGAGCCGGTTGTCGGGGCGCTCTTTGCCGTCGTCGTGGCCGGAGAAACGCTCCCGGCGACCGCGTGGTTGGGGGGCATCATTGTGGTTGCGGCGATTGTGTGGTCCGAGCTGGGGGTGAGCGGGAGAGAAGCGCTCAGGACGAGAGGTGCGACACCAGAGCCTTGA